The Nitrospirota bacterium nucleotide sequence AACAGGCAACCCCTCAACCGAAGGGCTTGGTACGATCAACCAGGGGTTTCTCGAAATGAGTAATGTCAATGTTGTCGAGGAAATGGTCAATATGATCATCAGCCAGAGGGCCTATGAAGTGACCTCCAAGGTTGTCCAGGCATCCGATGAGATGCTCCAGACTGCCAATAACATGAAGAGATAACGGATAGGTGATGATCGATGCTTCATCAGAGGCGGTATAACGACATGAGAGACAAAAACGTATTGGCGATTGCGATGGGCGCTCTGTTGCTGACGCTCTGCCTTGTGTTTCTGATCGTAACGCTTACGGATGCTGCTACGCTGCAGATCGATGATGTCCTGAAGGCATTTATAAAAGAGAACTACCCGTGGGCTGAAGTGGATATCGCAGATATCATTTTGAGTGATGAACCTTCCACGGGGCAGCCTGAGAGAATCCTGGTGGAAAAAGGACTCCCGAACAAGACTGTCTTTGTCCTTGAATACAAAGATGGGAAAAGAATAACTGCCTCTGCCAATGTCAGGACATTTGACTGGGCAGTCATGACGAGAAGAGCTTTCAAAAAAGGATATATGCTCCAGAAGGAAGACGTCTATACCGCTCTTATGGAGAGCAGCCGCATACCAAAGGATGCAATCAGGGTTGGCGATCAGGTTGTCGGAACGGTGATGAGCCGGTCAGTGATGGGCAATGTGCCGCTGGTGGCCGTCATGGTGCAGGAATCTCAGCTGCTCAAACGGGGCAGGAGAGTGATGATCGTTGCAGAGGCAGAAGGGTTTTCGATCTTTGCAAAAGGTGAACTCAGGGAAAACAGCCGTGTCGGCCATGACGTGAAAGTGGTGAACCTTGACTCGAAAAAGATCATTGTGGGCCGGCTGATAAACGAAAATACGGTAAAGGTGGTGTTCTGATATGAAAAAGAGAGAGATGGCCAATAGCGCTGACTCGGCAGCTCTGCAGGAAAAGATGCATAAGGATGCCTTCCCAAGACTGATCATCTCCCTGCTCCTGCTCATTACCGCCTACTACATGCTCTTTTTTCTTACAGGCTGCGCAACGACTCCTGACCTGCCGCCGCATCCGCCCAAATACGTTTATCGGGAAGAGAAGGTTGCCCAGTCTTCAGTCAATTCGCTCTGGCATGATACGGCCAGCCTGTATGAAGACAGAAAGGCCAGAAGACTGAATGACCTTGTAACGATTAATGTCGTCGAGAACATCACGGCATCAGGGAAGGCCACCACGAAGACATCGCGGGACTCTTCCTCCGGCTTTGCGATGACGGATCTGTTTGGCATGAACAAGGATTTCAATATCCAGAACCTGCCTCTTATCAAGGACTTTTATAAGGGGAATAGTGCAGCTGGCCCGCAGCTGCCTTTCACTCCATCGTTGAGCGGCACGGCAACATCAGCCTTTGACGGCAAGGGAGACACTTCGCGTGAAGGCAAGTTGATAGGCACCATCACGGCCAAAGTGGTCGAGGTGATGCCCAACGGCACCCTGGTGCTTGAATCGAGGAAAGACACAACCATTAACAAGGAGAAGCAGACCCTTGTGCTCAGGGGCATGATCAGACCTGATGATATTCTGCCCGACAACTCGATCCTGAGCAGCTACGTTGCCGATGCCCAGATATTCTACGTTGGCCAGGGTGTACTGCAGGAAAAGCAGAGCCCCGGATGGCTCACCAGGATAATGGACCAGGTATGGCCATTCTGATGGAAAAGAGAATGCAGAATACGGAAGACAGAAGTCAGAATAAAGTCCCAAGGCCGACAAAAGCTGCCTGTTTTTTTCTTGTCTGTCTTCTGTCTTCTTTATTCTATCTTCTTCCCTCTTCCGCTTATGCAGAGCGCATCAAGGATATTGCCAGTTTTGAGGGGGTAAGGACAAACCAGGTGATTGGCTACGGTCTTGTCGTGGGCCTTGATGGCTCCGGCGACAAAGGCAATGCAACCCTTCAGAGCGTAGCGAATATGCTGAAGGGTTCCGGTATATCCGTAAAGATCAATGATATCAAGGCAAAAAACGTCGCCGCTGTCATGGTGACCGCTACACTGCCACCCTTTCCAAAGCCCGGAGTCCGTATCGACGCATTGGTCTCGACGATCGGCGATGCAAAGAGCCTGCAGGGAGGCACGCTGCTTCTGACACCCCTTAAAGGGTCTGACGGCAGTGTCTATGCGCTTGGCCAGGGGCCTGTCTCTATCGGCGGGTTCATAGGCGGGGGCGCCGGCACAACGGTTCAGAAAAACCACCTGACAACAGGCAAGGTGCCCGAGGGTGTTACGATCGAAAAAGATCCGAACTTCAGTCTTGGCAATGGCAGGGAGATCAAGATCTTCCTCAGCAAGCCGGACTTTGCAACTGCATCAGAAGTGGTGAAGAAGATTAACGACAACCTCTCCGGAGAATTCGCTACGACCATTGACCCCTCTGCCATAAAACTCAGGATACCTGATGAGTATAAAGCGAAGTTGGTTGAACTCATATCGCGCATCGAAGCGCTTGCCGTTTCTGTGGATGTGCCGGCCAAGGTTGTAATAAACGAAAGGACCGGTACGGTCGTTATCGGCGACAAAGTGAAGATTGCCCCGGTCGCAATTGCGCATGGAGCATTGACGATCGAGATAAAAACGGACTACAAGGTCTCCCAGCCGCCTTCTTTTGCCCCGGAAAGTGCGACTACCGTTGTTGTTCCACAGACGAATGTCTCGGTGAAGGAGCAGAAGGCGTCTCTCATGGAGGTTTCAGGCGTAACGCTTGGCGAGGTTGTCAAAGGGCTGAACGCTCTGGGCGTAACGCCGCGTGACCTGATCTCGATCCTTCAGGCGCTGAAGGCGGCCGGCGCATTGAGGGCGGAGCTGGAGATCATATGATCAGCAAGCCGATTGTCAGCGATCAGCAATCAGCCGTCAGCTCCCAGCTTCAGCACAGGAATATTGAGGAGCTGAAGGGCAGGAAAGACCCTGAGGCGCTTCAGGCTGCGGCAAAAGAGCTTGAGGCCCTTTTTGCCTATGAGATGATAAAGGCCATGAGAGCTACGACAGAAACAGATAAAGGCGGATTTGGCAAGGACACCTACATGAGCCTCTTTGACACGGAGCTTTCGAGAATTTTTGCAGACCGCGGCCTTGGGCTGAAGGAGCATCTTCTGAAAGGATTAAACAGGCAGGCTGCAAAGGGGACTCAGCAATCAGCAGTCTCTGCTCAGCCAACAGTGATCAGTCCACAGCGATCAGCCATCAGCGGGCAGGAGAAGAAAGCAGAAATACTGACCCCCAACCCCCCATCCCCAATCCCTGTCTCGGTAGAACCAAATATCCCTGTGGACGGTGTTATCAGCTCGAAATTCGGCATGAGAAAGCATCCTCTGCATGGTGACGGCAGGTTTCATCAAGGCATGGATATCGCAGCTCCTGCAGGCACCGAGGTCTATCCCTACCAGGGCGGCAAGGTGGTTTTCAGCGGGGAACAGTCTGGTTATGGCAATACGATTGTTATTGATCATGGCAATGGATACACCACGAAATATGCCCATAACAGGGTAAATCTGGTAAAGACAGGCGACCTGGTTGACGAAGATACCGTGCTTGCCGAGGTAGGAAGCACAGGGCTCTCGACCGGCCCACATCTGCATTTTGAGGTCAGGAAAAACGGGAAATCTCTTGATCCGGCAACGGTCCTTGCGCTCAAATGAAACTAAAGATGTATTACAATATGCCGATAAGAAAAGAAACAGTTCTTAGCGGAGGCGAAAATGAAGGTTTACGGTAACAAGCCGCCTGAACAACAGGATGCGTCAGGCAAGACACAGAAGGTCCCAAAGGCCGATCAGGTCCTTGGAAGCGGATCGGTCCAGAAGATCAGCCCTGTTGACAAGGTCGATCTCTCAGGGAAGGCAAAAGGTATGGCCGAGATGACGAGCGCCATTAACCAGATGCCTGAGATCCGTACCGAGAAGGTCGAAGCGATCGGCAAGTCAGTCAATGATGGCACCTATAAGATTGACCCTGAAAAAGTCGCGTCGAAAATGATTGACGAAATGATATGAAACAGGAAGATGCCGTTGCCAGGATTCTGGATGAGCAGGTCGTTGGATATAAGATGCTCCTTGAGCTTCTGCAGAGGGAACGGCTCTGTCTTATTGACCTGGATGGCGGTGCAGTCGAAGCGCTCTACAAAGAGAAGGATGTGCTTATCCTGAGACTCAGGCTTCTCGAGGAGGAACGGATAAGGCTCATGAAAGATCTTGGCAAAGGCGATCTGACTCTTCAGAAACTTGGAGAAATGACCGGTAACAATGCATTTCTCGATGTCCGGTCAAAGCTCAGATCATTGGTGCAGGCAATAGAAGAACTGAACAACTTTAACAGGCTTCTTATTGAGCGCTCGCTCAGCTACTTCAGAAACAATGCAGGATTTTTTAGTACCTTTGGCTTTCATGAAGGCATGCCCCGGAAGGGTATGCTCGTTTCCCGGGAGACATAAATGTCCATTTCAGGGCTTTTCAATATAGGCAAGTCTGCCATTTCAGCGAGTCAGACAGCGCTCGCTGTCATTAATAACAATATCGCCAACGCGAATACGCCAAACTATGTGAGGCAGGACGTTACCCTTGAAATATCTACTCCTGTTATGGGAACGAACGGACAGCTGACCGGTTCCGGAGTGACCCTTGCAGGGATCAGGAGAAGCTTTGACCGCTTCATTGAGGCGCAGCTGACTCAGCAGCAGCAGTATCAGGGCAGATCGACCTCTCTTGAGAAGACCTTGAGCCAGGTTGAGCAGGTATTCAATGAACAGCAGGGCATGGGTCTCCAGACGAGTCTGACAGAATTCTTCAATGCCTGGCACGATGTGTCAATGGTGCCTGATGGTCAGCCGCAGAGGATCCTGCTCCTGCAGAAGGCTGGTTCTCTGGTCGCCGCAGCTCAGAGGATGGAGACCGGCTTGACAACGATTGTGAAGCAGGCCAATGAAGGCATTGCCGATCTGACCGGCAGGATTAATGAGATTGCGGCAGGGATTGCCTCGCTCAATGACAAGATCGTTCAGATGGAGACAGGACAGGGTAGTGAAAATGCAGGCGATCTGAGATCACAAAGGGACAATCTGCTGAATCAGCTGGCCGGTCTTGCCGATATCAGCTCGTATGAGAGCAATAACGGTTCTGTGACCATTACCATGGGGATGAGGAACCTTGTCTCCGGAGGCAAGGCTAATGCGCTTTCTTCCCCGATCAACCGCAATGGCGATGCTGAACTATTTCTGGATGGCACGAATATAACCGGCCTTATAAGAAACGGTCAGTTAGGCGGTCTGATGGCAGCGCGCAATGATGTTCAGGACAATCCCCTGCTCCAATTGAGAGAGCTTATCACCTCGGTCATTAAAG carries:
- the flgA gene encoding flagellar basal body P-ring formation protein FlgA encodes the protein MRDKNVLAIAMGALLLTLCLVFLIVTLTDAATLQIDDVLKAFIKENYPWAEVDIADIILSDEPSTGQPERILVEKGLPNKTVFVLEYKDGKRITASANVRTFDWAVMTRRAFKKGYMLQKEDVYTALMESSRIPKDAIRVGDQVVGTVMSRSVMGNVPLVAVMVQESQLLKRGRRVMIVAEAEGFSIFAKGELRENSRVGHDVKVVNLDSKKIIVGRLINENTVKVVF
- a CDS encoding flagellar basal body L-ring protein FlgH, giving the protein MKKREMANSADSAALQEKMHKDAFPRLIISLLLLITAYYMLFFLTGCATTPDLPPHPPKYVYREEKVAQSSVNSLWHDTASLYEDRKARRLNDLVTINVVENITASGKATTKTSRDSSSGFAMTDLFGMNKDFNIQNLPLIKDFYKGNSAAGPQLPFTPSLSGTATSAFDGKGDTSREGKLIGTITAKVVEVMPNGTLVLESRKDTTINKEKQTLVLRGMIRPDDILPDNSILSSYVADAQIFYVGQGVLQEKQSPGWLTRIMDQVWPF
- a CDS encoding flagellar basal body P-ring protein FlgI translates to MQNTEDRSQNKVPRPTKAACFFLVCLLSSLFYLLPSSAYAERIKDIASFEGVRTNQVIGYGLVVGLDGSGDKGNATLQSVANMLKGSGISVKINDIKAKNVAAVMVTATLPPFPKPGVRIDALVSTIGDAKSLQGGTLLLTPLKGSDGSVYALGQGPVSIGGFIGGGAGTTVQKNHLTTGKVPEGVTIEKDPNFSLGNGREIKIFLSKPDFATASEVVKKINDNLSGEFATTIDPSAIKLRIPDEYKAKLVELISRIEALAVSVDVPAKVVINERTGTVVIGDKVKIAPVAIAHGALTIEIKTDYKVSQPPSFAPESATTVVVPQTNVSVKEQKASLMEVSGVTLGEVVKGLNALGVTPRDLISILQALKAAGALRAELEII
- a CDS encoding peptidoglycan DD-metalloendopeptidase family protein, encoding MISKPIVSDQQSAVSSQLQHRNIEELKGRKDPEALQAAAKELEALFAYEMIKAMRATTETDKGGFGKDTYMSLFDTELSRIFADRGLGLKEHLLKGLNRQAAKGTQQSAVSAQPTVISPQRSAISGQEKKAEILTPNPPSPIPVSVEPNIPVDGVISSKFGMRKHPLHGDGRFHQGMDIAAPAGTEVYPYQGGKVVFSGEQSGYGNTIVIDHGNGYTTKYAHNRVNLVKTGDLVDEDTVLAEVGSTGLSTGPHLHFEVRKNGKSLDPATVLALK
- the flgM gene encoding flagellar biosynthesis anti-sigma factor FlgM, translated to MKVYGNKPPEQQDASGKTQKVPKADQVLGSGSVQKISPVDKVDLSGKAKGMAEMTSAINQMPEIRTEKVEAIGKSVNDGTYKIDPEKVASKMIDEMI
- the flgN gene encoding flagellar export chaperone FlgN; translated protein: MKQEDAVARILDEQVVGYKMLLELLQRERLCLIDLDGGAVEALYKEKDVLILRLRLLEEERIRLMKDLGKGDLTLQKLGEMTGNNAFLDVRSKLRSLVQAIEELNNFNRLLIERSLSYFRNNAGFFSTFGFHEGMPRKGMLVSRET
- the flgK gene encoding flagellar hook-associated protein FlgK, which codes for MSISGLFNIGKSAISASQTALAVINNNIANANTPNYVRQDVTLEISTPVMGTNGQLTGSGVTLAGIRRSFDRFIEAQLTQQQQYQGRSTSLEKTLSQVEQVFNEQQGMGLQTSLTEFFNAWHDVSMVPDGQPQRILLLQKAGSLVAAAQRMETGLTTIVKQANEGIADLTGRINEIAAGIASLNDKIVQMETGQGSENAGDLRSQRDNLLNQLAGLADISSYESNNGSVTITMGMRNLVSGGKANALSSPINRNGDAELFLDGTNITGLIRNGQLGGLMAARNDVQDNPLLQLRELITSVIKEVNNLHRSGFGLDGSSVTDFFSPLQLTSQDNAATADVTGLAVTDYTQLYANLSLKGYDITFGGGNYTVTNKETGLTAATGAYNAAGTTVAFDGIQVDISGAVADTDSFLIDPSTAAIRNFGVAISNINQIAASSSATELPGNNSNALLIARLASTSVSGLGSVTFMQSYTATVAYVGAASRSASDTLKIDDSMLSAVRNKKESVSGVSLDEEAANMIRYQRAFEAGARMIKMTDELMQTLLNL